A DNA window from Eremothecium cymbalariae DBVPG#7215 chromosome 3, complete sequence contains the following coding sequences:
- the GEP7 gene encoding Gep7p (similar to Ashbya gossypii AAR155W) produces the protein MNKVPIKTAKAVPKSLLYRQAKRTGSPTISDGQRANLIIESLRDVGSLFYTSYNDDDEKDAILRHESIVAKLNSGELDVLIRHNYSSMHSAHCCDANLLRAKYPGTPNECELLQGALDEYNSQDWNKIPHMWKQLAYYHGYGSWGPRKGMSFLGRKPEDFFVTTNRELWRCNEVRKDYLKKAAELDPASRFIMLAAAIVAAIALAGDYRRRQDKNATVIEAHFS, from the coding sequence ATGAATAAGGTGCCTATCAAGACGGCAAAAGCAGTTCCAAAGTCTCTATTATACCGTCAAGCCAAACGTACTGGATCACCAACAATTTCTGATGGTCAACGTGCGAACCTGATCATCGAGTCTCTGCGGGACGTTGGATCACTATTTTACACATCATACaacgatgacgatgagaAAGACGCTATTCTTCGTCATGAATCTATAGTGGCGAAACTTAATTCCGGTGAACTTGACGTATTAATCCGCCATAATTACTCTTCAATGCATTCTGCTCATTGCTGCGACGCAAATCTACTTCGGGCCAAATATCCTGGTACTCCAAACGAGTGCGAACTGCTGCAAGGGGCTCTGGATGAATATAACTCTCAGGACTGGAATAAAATACCTCATATGTGGAAGCAACTTGCATATTACCATGGTTATGGATCATGGGGCCCACGAAAAGGAATGTCCTTTCTGGGACGTAAGCCGgaggatttttttgttaccACGAATAGAGAGCTCTGGCGCTGCAACGAAGTGCGTAAGGACTACCTCAAAAAAGCAGCAGAACTAGACCCTGCTTCACGGTTTATAATGCTTGCAGCTGCAATTGTCGCTGCTATTGCCCTTGCAGGTGACTACCGGCGCCGGCAAGACAAGAACGCAACTGTCATAGAAGCCCACTTCTCCTAG